TCTCAAATCTAACACCATATCGATGATAAGTAGAAACTAGAGGAGCCTACTGATCGTAGAAGATACTAGAATAAATCTTGATAGCTATATAAATTACCTAGTAGCGACAGTTGTAGATACAGCAGCAGTAGACAGAGAACACAAATCAAGTCAAACTGTAACAGAACTTGGAtaacagaaaacaaaaaaggtCATATCTATCCAATACATTCTATACAAAAAATCAACAATAATCAAATCATAAGATAATCCCCCTTCCCCCCAACACTCAAACCCGGCGGCGCACAGGACGAACCTTCTTCTGAAAGGACCCCGGCCCCGGTGTTTTGACAGAGTAATCGCAAGTCGGACAATATGTCTGGTTGTTTGGAGTCTCAGGATACCAATCGTTCCCATACGTCGCATTCAACGACACCGAACCCACCACATCGCCGCTCTCCAGCCTAATCCACGTCTTCGCCTCCCAGTTATCACGGAGAGTCCTGAGGTCCACGCTGACCTGTCGAGATCCGCGGATCCAATTGCCATATCCTCCGTATCCGGAATGCTGTCCGAAGCAGAGGTTGACGCCTGTGCCCGCCACTGTCATCCCTGGGACGAGTCGATCCCATTTGTAACACCAGGTAGCGCCATGATCGTGTCCTGAAAAGACAGCCATGAGACCTGGAGTCGAAACGATGGCCTTCATAAAAGGAATATCTTGCCCACCGTAGGAACATGTCCCATCGTTGCGTCCATCAGCACACCAtccttgtgcttgttgagCAACTGGGTAGTCGTCATTAATACCAGGCTGGTAATTCCGATTCACAGTGTCTCGCCCAACTTCCGTCTGTAGAGCCTGTGATGCCTCAGTCGGAATGTGAACAAACGCCAACGACGGTATGTTTCGTCCAAACTTGGCCACAAATTGCTGGTTCGTTTGCTCGAACCATCTCACGACGCTGATATCAACCCAGTCTGGCTGGCCGACTTGGCTTCCATCCGGATGGCGCTCCTGAAAGTAGAATCCGCCGCGGCTGTCAAAGAACCAGAGTAATAGTTCAGGCGTGCAATCCAGATCGTTGCACCCTGCAGCATAAACCGGCAAATAATAGTTGGACACACCGGCATCTCGTCCTGGAACCATGTTGCTTGTTCGGGCGTTTGGCCAACGCTGctctctcttcaagatgcccTCGCCAGAGATGTTGAAACTGTGATCATGATTCCCATATGTGGATGCCCATGTGAGGCGTCTTTCAATAAAGGGCTGGACAATCTGGTCGATATAAACAGTGCTGTTTTCCAGGAACCCATTTTCTCCGGTGATGAGGTCGCCGTTCAGGACAACAAGTCCAGGAGACTCTCGATCGAGCACCTTGTTGATGACTTGCACCGAGTTAATATCCTGTTGAGGGCCCCAAGTATCCCAAGCATCTATTAGCAGCATCGTTAGCTTAACTGGATCTGCGCTCATATCATGTAGCTCAACTCACTCTCGCCAAAATGAAGATCCTCAAAGATGGATATCTGAAAGGTCCCATTCCGAGTAAAACTCAGGGGCTTTGATAAAAGTCCGTCGTCTTGACCAAGCTGAGCCTGTTTCGGCTCAGGAACTAGTCTGTTCGTTGGCATCGCCAACACTGGCGCAAATAATAGCATCGAAGTAAGCAACATGATTCTCTCcttgcttgtttgtttgtttataTCTCTGGAAAATTGCTGAACAGGATAGAGAAAGCGCCCAGCGTTCCCTCTTTATATAAACAGACTCCAACAAGGTTTTGGGCCTGCCATGGAAACGTCCGTAACCTTTTCCCACTCACAACAAAACAACGAACGGCAACCCTATTTATAATTCAGCCATGCCCACAGGGAACTTTCCGAAGCGGCCACTGAATGCTACAGTAGATGGGCAAGATATACCACGgtgaggagaaaaaggaaagcaACGAAAATAGGGGTGTGTGGCCTTCGGCAgctgctttggctttgcccACAGAAAATGGGATCATCCGACCAAACGGaacaatgccgccgccgtgaTCTGCCGCAAGTTCACATGAAAAGATAGCGGCAGATGCAACGAGATAAAGAAAGAGATTATTAACATGGTTGAGCTGTGGTTACATTTCGGCTACATGAAGCATCCAGTCTCGTTCAAGGAATGCGCAACGTGCGTCTTTTGTCTTGCGCGGAGGATCAGCAGGCTAAATGGCAATTGTCACGGGTTTGGTCAGAATCACACTGTTAGAGAGGTACCTGCAGTGAGGCTGCAGTTTGCGTGGTAGACCAAGTACAGTTACATCTTATTCACGGTTGTATGCCCTCAGGTTGCCGTGGCATCACTCATGATCTGAACCTTTATTGATAATTATAATGGCTTATAGTTTTTACTGTTTATGGCTCATATTTACAAGGTTTATCGGCCGATGAAACCCAATCTAGGTTGCGATTCTGGTCATTTGATCCAAAAGCTAATCATCCCGGCCAACTTCTATTATACATTGTACACATCAAATCCGATCTCGATACACAACCTACtccttctttgactttgtctCCTTCTTCGCAGAATCAgcaatcttcttcgccttctgTCCCTTCTCCTCAAGAACCTTCTGGATATCCCCCAGCGTCTCCTTCAGCAACTGCTCCCCTTCCTCCTTATGCTCCTCCGCCACCCGTCCCATCTCCTCCAACTTGCTCAAGATCTCGCTACCCTGCGGCACCTTGTCCATATACTTGTTCAACGACCCCCATCCGCTTTCGTCAGCCTTGTCGCTAACTTTCTGCGCGGCCTGCTTGATGTAGCTCTCCAAGTCACCCACGTCCCCAGACTTGGCCGCGTCACGCACCTTGCCGAACAATTCCCCAATGTTTCCCTTTCTCAAAGCATCCCCATTCTTCTCTAGTAGTTCCTTAATCTTGGGGCTCTTCTCAAGATAcggcttggcctcttccagGCCCTTCTTCCAGGCCTCGTCTCCTAGCTTCTGCACCTGCTTCACcttctcatcaatgagcTCCCGCGCCTTTGCCAGGCTCGAGGCGCTGAATCCGCCGGCAAAAATGTCCTTGACCTGCCGCCACGTCTCGTCCACCTGCTTCTTCGCCTCTGGGCCGTACTGCTCGCCCATCTGCTTCAGCTGATCAATGTTGCCCccaagcttctccttcaactGCGGATGATTGTCAACAACATCCGAGATGGCATCTCCAGCAAGACTAGCAATCTTGCTCGCCAAGTCCGCCAAGACTTCAAACGCCCGTGAAGCTGTCTCAAGGCTCAATCCCGACTTGGAAATCTCCTGGAACTGCTTGTACGCATCGTTGACCAGCTTATCCGCCTCGTCGCCGTGCTCCTTTCTCACAGTCTCCCAATCCTTGAAAGCCGCATCCACGTAGCCGCGGCCACCAGGTATCCAGCCCACGTAAGAGTAGGCAAACTGCTTGATGGAATCGACTGCCTGTGATGCGCTGGGAGTGTTttcctgcagcttcttggcagcttcttgataTTTCTTCTCGGCTTCCTTCACAGTTTTATTCAACTTGCTTGCTGTTCGTCCAGCTGGAGTGAAAGAGTAAATGCCGTAGAACAGCGCTGCTCCGGCCACGCCGCCCAAAACACCGGCTCCAAATGACCCATTGGAAGCGGCagtggttgatgatgaggaggtAGACGAGGTTGACTGGAATCGAATTTGGTGGCGTTTTGGGGCTCGCAGAGCTGCTCTGCCCTGAGACAGTGATAGTCTGGCGGCTGATCTTGTGGAAATCATGTTGAATATGTTGGatatgagatgatgaaagcGGTAGATGAATGAATTGGGTGTAGAAGAAGGAAGTAGATGATGTGAGGTTGAAATTGAGTAATGGAGATGAATGCAATCTTTTGTCTACTAGGCAGCCCTtgatatatatgtatatttTCACACGGCAATTCAATTGCTGATGTCAGTACGGAGCagtaaattttaaatatgGCATCGTGACGCAATTATTAAACACAGATTCACCATGCTCATCGAAACCAACAATGACGCTCTGGAATCATGACGTCAATCATACTCTTGGACTACGGCTCACATGGAAAATATCCACTCCATCGGCTCGGAACCTTCAGCTTGGCCTGAAACGGACAATTCCTATTCCTGGGGCTCGGGCTAAAGCTACCTTAATTAAATAGACGGGTATGCATATTCTAAGGTAATCTCGAGAGGCTATCAAATCTGGCATCTGATCtgctcctctcctctcccccctgTCGAATCGAATCTACCTCTACCTAATCCTATATTCACTGGTATTATCGCTAGCAATACTTGAGTGCCCATGATCCCGAGTCGCTGGCGCTCATCCTagaaggaaacaaaaacCCAATCTTCAGCAATAAAGGAAAGCTCCACGACCCTGTCGTTTTCAAACTGATAAACATCCCAAACTTCATGCCCTTTGACGCGATGCAATTCCCCCCCAGCTATGCATGAAGTACCAAATGATGCAGCAACGCAGCAACGCCGttgaaataaaaaaaataatgcTCCCACGAGATCCACGCCGCGATCTATAGCCTAAACCGCGCGCcaagtatataaaaaagccaaagaggGCGAGCCAGCCGCTCCAATCAGCTTAGCCCTTGCCTCATTAATGAATCCTGTGTGATTCCCATCTCATGTCATCTCTGTTTCTCCCAGCAAAAGTCGCAGACCGTAGCCATCATTGCGCCGGCGATTGAGGCCGTATTAAAACAAAACTTTTTGGGAGAAGCTGTGCCGATTAATCATCGCGGAAAAACGTCCCTTGAAGCGGAGCTGTTGATGGACCGGCATCCACCATGTGCATGTCTTGAGATGAATCGTCTCGGCTCAAGCCCGCCATTGTCACATCACCACCTCGGTAGTCAAACGCCATAGCACTCATCGGGCGGTCAGGATCATCTTCAAGAACGCGCTGTTGAAGCGAGAACGGGCGATCGTAGAGCACATCTtctggaggagagaatgACCAGACCTGTTCCGGTATTAGTAATTAGCGCTCTCGTATCAATTTCACCAAGGCTCAAGGGGCCTTGGGTAAACTCACCTCCATGACCGTGCGGCCTTGCctcaaagccaaagcaacacacttttcctcttcaaaagCAACCCGCCAAACCGCCTCGCCTTGCGCAATCAGTTCGCGCACAAGGTGGCCCGTCTTGAGATCCCAAATCTTGACTCTGCCGTCGCTTCCTCCGCTGACAACGCGTGTGTCGTCGAATTGCAAGCTAGTGACGCTGTTGTCATGGGCAGCAAGGCGATGGATGGGGcacatcttctccagagACCACACTCTGACTGAGCCGTCAGAGCCTCCAGTCACCAGAGTATCACCTCGCATCTGCAGCTGCCCGACAAGAGACGTGTGGCCCTGAAGAATGGCAAGGCATTCTCTGTTGACGGTAAGAGACATGTAGTTAGCAATAGTTTCTAGCTTAAAACGACGACTGATGTGACGATCGCAACTTACCCAGTTTTGGGGTCCCAGACTCTAACGTTAGTATCCAGACTCCCAGTCACCACCCTCTTGCCGTCAAACGCAATAGCATAGATCTGACTAAAATGTCCCTGCAGCGTTTGCAGGCATCGGCCCTCTGAAATGCTCCAAACTCTGGCAAACGTATCGTAGCTACCGGATACTACAATGTCGCCCTTGATCTCTAGGCACCGTACACTAGACTGGTGTCCAACCAGGACGTTCTTGCAGAGACCGGTGCGTATGTCCCAGATACGCAGAGTGGTGTCTCGAGAACCGGAGATGGCGGTGTTAGCATCGGCCATCTTCAGGCATCGAACAGTCGATGTATGGCCTCGCAACGTATGTAGACAAGCGCTATCACGAGGTTAGCGTCATAAGGAGAGCATAGCGTGAAGCTGCATTCGCAGTCTCAAACTTACCCAGTCTTCAAATCCCAAACGCGCACGTCTCTATCGCAGCCACCGCTAACCATAGTGTCTCCCCAAGGTACCATGGCCCAGACTCCCATGACATGGCCCTGCAAAGTCCTCTGCGAGTTGCCATCCGTGTCAAAGACGTGAATCTTTGCATTGTCGAGAGCGACAATGATGTATTTTGGCGTCAGATGCAAACTCGTAACCACGCCTCCTTCTTGTGTAATGTTACGGGTGATGCTTGTGCCGCCGGACCGCCAAGCCGCCTCCACCAGATATCTCTGCTTGAAGTGGGACTTGTAGGAGCGTATCTTGGGCCTCCTGCTGTCATAGCTCATTGAACTTGAGGCGTGTGAGGTAAAGGGGAGGGCCCCCGGGAAGCTACTGGACATTTCGCTATCCATATCGATGGCGTAGGCCGAGGATCTCGTCGTCATGATTGGAGCTGAGGGCGACACTTCTGACAAGCGGCGACCATAATCGTGTTTCTCGCAAAGGTTCTTCCACGTCATGTCGTCGCTCAGAAGATCTCGCCACCTCTTAGACACTTGCGACGCTCGCGCAAGAACTTTGGGATCATCAATGAATGACAATATCTGAGAGAATGTCAGCGGAGAGAGATcaaggagaaaagggaaaatgaTGTATCTGCAAGCTGCAAGCTGCAAGTTCGTACCCGTAAACATAGCTCATCCGGAAGACTGGTAAATGggtccttcttcaacaacggGCTGACAAATTGGTGAACAAAGCTGAGCTGCTGGCTGGTACAGAGATTCAACAAATCGGCCAAGATCCTCGTTCGTTGAGGACCAGAACAGTTCTGAAAGTGGTGTCGAACTTTGGCGAGGAagaaatcttcatcatcggcggcatCGCTCCAATCTGGCTGGCAGTGCGCAGGTCCTGGAGACGCGGCTGGGGTTGGCGGATCAGGAGCCGATCCCGTCAGCTGCTGATCAAAGTCGGCGGCCGGCGTGGGCATGCTCGGTGTTGGTGGCCCTCTCATCTGGCGCTGTTGCTTTTCGACTCGATTTAATAGCaagttgttggtgttgagcgtCAGCTCTTCGCTCAGCaggctccctctcctctcggAAAAGCTCATCGGTCTACCGTAGCCAGCCATGGTCGTCTAGTTAAGCAAGAGGCGTCGCGTCGCAGTCGTCGTCCCGGGAAAATGGTCAAAAAGAGTAGTATGCTACCAAGTCGGAATCAAAACTGCAACAGGCTTGACTAAATAAGAGTGGGAAAGGAGGTTTCGGACGTGTAAGGCGAATGACGGAATGTAtggagaaagcaaaaagaaggcccTGGCCTAGTCTAGCCTGGCACCAGGCGAATGTCAGCTTATACGTGCTTGTACGCGGCTCGCAGGAGATGTCGGTGGGAATGAAGCGTGTTGGATATGATTATAGGGTTGTTTGCTGTGTAAGCAGTGAAAGATGCATTACTGGCACCGCAAATCCAGGGCCGTGCAATATTACCAAGCAGATATTGAAAGGGGAAGAGTGTCAAGGGAACGCAGGGAATATTACACTACTAGTGCAAGTGATGGAAAActggcagcagaggcagaagcaaaagcagaacaagagcaTACCGATAGTTTAGGACATGGGTCAGCCTCCTAATGTCTGCTGAGAGAAGCGGACCAGAAGGGTCCAAAGTCCAGAAGACCAAAAACGAGTGGAAGCCTGCCGGTGTACGAGTaggtacagtacgagtattagGGCGAATGAGAGCCCCGGAAGACGTGTCGCGCGTTGCTGGACTCCCTGATGATGCGGTCTGGATGACGGAGCAGTGCCGAACTATCGAAGGGATGATGAAATGGAGTGGTGGATGCGAGGTGTCGACCGCCTAAGAAAGGGATTGGGACAAGACAATCCCTGGTTCCTGATCTGCTCGGCAGGGCCCCCGTAGTGTCTTTTCGGGTTCGGGCAAGAGCCGGGGAGAGCGCGCAGCAGTTGGATTCTGGCGTCGGATCGGTCGGGGTTGGAAAGAGGCGAGGCTCTGGAGGCACGATTCGACCTGGTTGTTGTCGTCGATTGCTCAAGttgaggaagagctggaggtgAGCGGGAGGGCGAAAGAGTTCCAGCGGGTGGGTGACTTCAATTACCTGAGACCGACCGACTTTGGGCGTCCCGGGGGtggtacaggtacattgAGCGTAGTCGTAGCGGGCGTACTGTACCTTGCGGGTGGTGGCCAGGCGGTGGTGCGTTGCAGTGTGCCGCATTGCACACACACGTACCGATACAAGGCCCTCGAAGCGACTAATGTACCCGGAAGGTGAGGGTGGATCATCAGCATGACCATGGCGCCAAACCTGCTGGGCCGGTCTTAGCGGTTTGGGTACCGATCTGGCACATGCCCGCACATGCCCCCGCGCAAAAACGGGGGGAGGCACGGCACAAGATACGCTGCTCGCTAACACAGCGCAACGACCCATGCGCGTCAGGCGTTAGGGCGTTAGGGGCAGCACTGTGTCACTGTCACTGCACTGCTGGACTGAGACGCAGACAGCACCAGCGGCTACTCAGCCGGATGCGGCGCCTGACTGGCCCAGCGCCCGGCAGGGGGGACGCCCTGGAGGCCCTTGCAGGACTTAGAAACCTGAACATCGTTTTAACGTTACGGAGAACCCGATGGTGGACGGGCGGCTTCTCACTGAGGCTTCAATCTTTTCGTGTATCGGGTTCCACTGCGCCCCGTTCAATGTCTCAATGTCTTTTGATGGTCCATCCTCATCGGGCTTCTAGTTCTAGTATGTACTGTATGTGCAGGTGCATAGTATTGACGGTACATGTGCGTGCTCCTCCATGCAAAACGCTCACATACCTCCATATGCACCTGGGCTGATTGTTGGTCACCAGACTTGCCATTTTACCCCATACATACTCCAGGCCAAAGGTGCCAGACAATATATTGCTCTCGGCAttgcctccttctcccctctTTCTCAATGCTCATTGTTCATTGCCGCTTCAACCGCCCGTGTGTCTTAACAGCTGTACAAGGCCAGACCAAGTAAACATGTGTGCTTGTGATGTGTATGCTCGTCACTGGCTGGCCACATATGCTTGCATAATACCTAGTAGGCACTGCACATAGGGTATCCTCGAAGCATGCATGTAAGAGGTCAATGCTTCACACGGCGTCACCTAACAGAGCGAAACatttgatgaaaagaaaaaatgagaaCAGACGAGACTGCATTGATCATTAAACACTGTCAACTATCCACTTACGACAGAATGCCATCAATATTACAGTTTGGTACTACCACAGTAAGGGCGCTGAGAATCAAGCATCGATGGCTGAATCTCGGTCGATTGTCTTATTCAAGGGGCAGGCCAGGCTTACTCGCCGTCTCCATTCCCACACCACCAACCACGGCCACTGGATGGAATGCTGACCATGTCGCCTTTGCGGAGCACCAGTCCGAGCCCTTTATTAAGATAGGATA
The sequence above is drawn from the Trichoderma breve strain T069 chromosome 5, whole genome shotgun sequence genome and encodes:
- a CDS encoding WD domain, g-beta repeat domain-containing protein, whose amino-acid sequence is MAGYGRPMSFSERRGSLLSEELTLNTNNLLLNRVEKQQRQMRGPPTPSMPTPAADFDQQLTGSAPDPPTPAASPGPAHCQPDWSDAADDEDFFLAKVRHHFQNCSGPQRTRILADLLNLCTSQQLSFVHQFVSPLLKKDPFTSLPDELCLRILSFIDDPKVLARASQVSKRWRDLLSDDMTWKNLCEKHDYGRRLSEVSPSAPIMTTRSSAYAIDMDSEMSSSFPGALPFTSHASSSMSYDSRRPKIRSYKSHFKQRYLVEAAWRSGGTSITRNITQEGGVVTSLHLTPKYIIVALDNAKIHVFDTDGNSQRTLQGHVMGVWAMVPWGDTMVSGGCDRDVRVWDLKTGACLHTLRGHTSTVRCLKMADANTAISGSRDTTLRIWDIRTGLCKNVLVGHQSSVRCLEIKGDIVVSGSYDTFARVWSISEGRCLQTLQGHFSQIYAIAFDGKRVVTGSLDTNVRVWDPKTGECLAILQGHTSLVGQLQMRGDTLVTGGSDGSVRVWSLEKMCPIHRLAAHDNSVTSLQFDDTRVVSGGSDGRVKIWDLKTGHLVRELIAQGEAVWRVAFEEEKCVALALRQGRTVMEVWSFSPPEDVLYDRPFSLQQRVLEDDPDRPMSAMAFDYRGGDVTMAGLSRDDSSQDMHMVDAGPSTAPLQGTFFRDD
- a CDS encoding calcineurin-like phosphoesterase domain-containing protein; protein product: MLLTSMLLFAPVLAMPTNRLVPEPKQAQLGQDDGLLSKPLSFTRNGTFQISIFEDLHFGENAWDTWGPQQDINSVQVINKVLDRESPGLVVLNGDLITGENGFLENSTVYIDQIVQPFIERRLTWASTYGNHDHSFNISGEGILKREQRWPNARTSNMVPGRDAGVSNYYLPVYAAGCNDLDCTPELLLWFFDSRGGFYFQERHPDGSQVGQPDWVDISVVRWFEQTNQQFVAKFGRNIPSLAFVHIPTEASQALQTEVGRDTVNRNYQPGINDDYPVAQQAQGWCADGRNDGTCSYGGQDIPFMKAIVSTPGLMAVFSGHDHGATWCYKWDRLVPGMTVAGTGVNLCFGQHSGYGGYGNWIRGSRQVSVDLRTLRDNWEAKTWIRLESGDVVGSVSLNATYGNDWYPETPNNQTYCPTCDYSVKTPGPGSFQKKVRPVRRRV